Proteins encoded by one window of Sulfurospirillum barnesii SES-3:
- a CDS encoding HamA C-terminal domain-containing protein: MSTIFNSDKVLCNHISEVDLCTYFIGTDFDDSGNEFVRCNDLIKILQEVLLEFAFGINEASKISHTQIISKLSDAAKSIYKIKDFETVRQLYEEGKDIDSIKSTKKYLSRGEFGELILHMLLRDFHNTIPLLSKIYFKDSYSFTVHGFDAVHIEPETQSLWLGESKLYTDGKAGIKELINDILEHLKKDYLNDEFNIISKKIKPYDDIPEKKYWLNLMNENTSLKDILTSVTIPLLCVYTSDTYNQKDFLKEYEKEMRTLKQYFDDNNSHPLKTKLNIILILFPVKNKNELVKNLHRRLHTLQGLSS; the protein is encoded by the coding sequence ATGAGTACTATTTTTAATTCGGACAAGGTGTTATGTAATCATATTTCTGAAGTTGATTTATGTACTTATTTTATTGGAACAGATTTCGATGATAGTGGTAATGAATTTGTAAGATGTAATGATTTAATCAAAATTTTACAAGAAGTTCTTTTAGAATTTGCCTTTGGAATTAACGAGGCATCAAAGATAAGTCATACTCAAATTATTTCTAAATTAAGTGATGCCGCTAAATCAATCTATAAGATTAAAGATTTTGAAACGGTAAGACAGCTTTATGAAGAAGGAAAAGATATTGATTCTATTAAATCTACCAAAAAATATCTAAGCAGAGGTGAATTTGGAGAATTGATTTTGCATATGTTATTAAGAGATTTTCATAATACGATTCCATTACTATCTAAAATTTATTTCAAAGATTCCTACTCTTTTACAGTTCATGGCTTTGACGCGGTGCATATTGAACCAGAAACTCAATCTTTATGGCTTGGGGAGTCTAAATTATATACAGATGGTAAAGCAGGAATAAAAGAATTAATTAATGATATTTTAGAACATTTAAAAAAAGATTATCTAAATGATGAATTTAACATCATATCTAAAAAAATAAAGCCCTATGATGATATACCCGAAAAAAAATATTGGCTTAATTTAATGAATGAAAATACTAGCCTAAAAGATATTCTTACTTCAGTTACAATTCCTTTATTATGCGTATATACAAGCGACACATATAATCAAAAAGATTTTTTAAAAGAATACGAAAAAGAAATGAGAACTTTAAAACAATATTTTGATGATAATAATTCGCATCCACTCAAAACGAAACTCAATATTATATTAATTCTATTTCCTGTTAAAAACAAAAATGAATTAGTTAAAAATCTTCATAGAAGATTACATACTTTACAAGGACTATCAAGTTGA
- a CDS encoding aspartate carbamoyltransferase catalytic subunit, giving the protein MVYQHKDLIGLRDLSKEEILSFIDLAKEFKALNNSDVKKSPSLHGKTVINAFYENSTRTRVSFEVAAKRLGADAINFSSSQSSSKKGETLVDTIRNMEAMKTDIFVLRHPNSGAAHFVAQNSDASIVNAGDGLNEHPTQGLLDLFTILEHKGSFENLTVAIIGDILHSRVARSDIWAMRKLGINVKLFGPPMMLPVHMEVFDCHVCSSMEEAVEGSDVIIMLRIQLERQDGNPFPSVREYSKFFGLTSTRMKLANKNAIVLHPGPINRGVEMNSDVVDNKDYSVILNQVENGVAIRMAVLHTLNLYRKSRNA; this is encoded by the coding sequence ATGGTGTATCAGCACAAAGATTTGATTGGTTTAAGAGACCTCAGTAAAGAGGAAATTCTTTCGTTTATCGATTTAGCCAAAGAGTTTAAAGCACTCAACAACAGCGATGTCAAAAAATCCCCTTCTCTCCATGGAAAGACGGTTATTAACGCTTTTTATGAAAACTCCACACGTACACGTGTCTCTTTTGAAGTTGCTGCCAAACGCCTTGGCGCTGATGCTATCAATTTTTCATCTTCTCAAAGCAGTTCCAAAAAAGGTGAAACCTTAGTGGATACCATTCGCAATATGGAAGCGATGAAAACCGATATTTTTGTTTTGCGCCATCCAAACTCAGGTGCAGCGCATTTTGTGGCTCAAAACAGTGATGCTTCTATTGTCAATGCAGGCGATGGGCTCAATGAACACCCTACACAAGGCTTGCTGGATTTGTTTACCATTTTAGAGCACAAAGGGAGTTTTGAAAACTTAACAGTTGCCATTATTGGCGATATTCTTCACAGCAGAGTGGCACGCTCTGACATTTGGGCAATGCGAAAGCTAGGCATTAACGTCAAACTCTTTGGACCTCCGATGATGCTTCCTGTGCACATGGAAGTCTTTGACTGTCATGTGTGTTCTTCTATGGAAGAAGCAGTTGAGGGCAGCGATGTGATTATTATGCTTCGCATTCAACTCGAAAGACAAGATGGAAATCCATTCCCATCGGTTCGTGAATACTCCAAATTTTTTGGGCTTACTTCTACTCGTATGAAACTCGCCAATAAAAATGCCATCGTGCTTCACCCAGGACCGATTAACCGTGGGGTAGAGATGAACTCAGATGTTGTTGATAACAAGGATTACTCAGTGATTTTAAATCAGGTTGAAAACGGTGTTGCCATTCGTATGGCAGTCCTTCATACCCTTAACCTCTATAGAAAAAGTAGGAATGCGTAA
- a CDS encoding TAXI family TRAP transporter solute-binding subunit — MKRQLALLTLAGALSVPMFAAEFITIGTGGVTGTYYPTGGAICQMVNKNKKSTNIRCSVESTGGSVYNVNTIKAGELDFGIAQSDTVYQAFKGEEKFKDSPVPELRSAIAIYPELLALVVSKKSGIEKITDVKGKKINMDSPGSGTAMTADVVFNAFGIKRSDLALTNELKSSEGPTMLQDNHIDGYFFVAGHPTANIKDAANSLDINIVPIEGTQIDALVAKYPYYAKGTISGSFYKGVPNDVPSIGVKAVLVTSTKVKDDVVYHVVKTILDNFDKFKELHPAYKTITKESLLEGLSVPQHPGAIKAFKEAGLL, encoded by the coding sequence ATGAAAAGGCAACTTGCTCTATTAACACTTGCTGGGGCGTTAAGCGTTCCAATGTTTGCGGCTGAGTTTATCACGATTGGGACAGGTGGCGTTACAGGAACGTACTATCCAACAGGTGGTGCCATTTGTCAAATGGTCAATAAAAACAAAAAAAGCACAAACATTCGTTGTTCTGTTGAATCAACAGGTGGTTCCGTTTACAATGTAAATACCATTAAAGCGGGTGAACTCGATTTTGGTATTGCTCAAAGTGATACAGTCTATCAGGCATTTAAAGGCGAAGAGAAATTTAAAGATTCTCCTGTTCCTGAGCTTCGAAGTGCTATTGCCATTTATCCTGAACTCTTAGCATTGGTTGTTAGCAAAAAATCGGGTATTGAAAAGATTACGGATGTTAAAGGCAAAAAGATCAACATGGACTCTCCAGGTTCTGGTACAGCAATGACCGCAGATGTTGTGTTTAATGCGTTTGGTATTAAACGCTCTGATTTAGCGCTGACCAACGAGTTAAAATCAAGCGAAGGTCCAACCATGTTACAAGATAACCATATTGATGGTTACTTCTTTGTTGCAGGTCATCCAACAGCGAATATTAAAGATGCGGCTAATTCGCTTGACATTAACATTGTACCAATTGAGGGAACACAAATTGATGCATTGGTTGCAAAATACCCTTACTATGCAAAAGGCACTATATCTGGTTCTTTTTACAAAGGTGTACCTAATGACGTTCCAAGCATTGGTGTAAAAGCAGTATTGGTTACAAGTACAAAAGTAAAAGATGATGTCGTCTATCATGTGGTAAAAACCATTCTAGATAACTTTGATAAATTCAAAGAGCTTCATCCTGCATACAAAACCATCACCAAAGAGAGTCTCCTTGAGGGCTTAAGTGTACCACAACATCCAGGTGCAATTAAAGCATTTAAAGAGGCTGGACTCCTCTAA
- a CDS encoding TRAP transporter permease: protein MKTLTQRLDDEKLINEFEGQRDFEKGSWQYWLISVIAFSWSLYQLYIVLDPGNSAHVRSIHLAFAIILAFLIHSMYKSVTLKSKITWYDFLIALVGVTVVLYQWYAYRDLAMRSGAWTQIDVIVGVLTILTVLEASRRVMGLPLMIVSIIFLAYDYFGPYLPDLIAHKGASLNKIVGQMVLTTEGIFGVPLGVSASFVFLFVLFGALLDKAGAGEYFIKLAYTLLGRFDGGPAKAAVASSGLMGVISGSSIANTVTTGTFTIPLMKRLGFSAHKAAAVETASSVNGQLMPPIMGAAAFIMAEFLGLDYTDVVYAAFIPAFTCYFALFYIVHLEAKKQGIKGEDQSVLGRAFPLFLKGLHYFIPIFFLMYTLIILRQSAQSAAFSAIMFLMVIMVFQKPFKAWMNKEKLTLSVCLEGFSDIGIGMVNGGKNMVSIAIATSVAGIIVGSVTLTGIGLILSEVIEQLSGGYILAILFMTAIVSLILGMGLPTTANYIVMASLTAPIIVELAGNSGIIVPLIAAHMFVFYFGILADDTPPVGMAAYAAAAIAKSDPIVTGIQSFIYDIRTAVLPFMFFFNNELLLISSVNPEDPNDPSSWVWISNPIEILVIFTGAVLGMFAFTSVTQSYVLMKIHTVERILLILVVPCMMLPKIVATHLALPSHYLAYAIGLALYGVVYMGQRIKYKKKLALAA from the coding sequence TTGAAGACATTAACACAAAGATTGGATGACGAGAAGCTCATCAATGAATTTGAGGGACAAAGAGACTTTGAAAAAGGTAGTTGGCAATACTGGCTTATTTCAGTCATTGCTTTTTCATGGTCGCTCTACCAACTCTACATTGTTTTAGACCCAGGTAATAGTGCACACGTTAGGTCTATTCACCTTGCTTTTGCCATCATTCTTGCTTTTTTGATACACTCTATGTATAAAAGCGTTACGCTTAAATCAAAAATTACATGGTATGATTTTTTAATTGCCCTCGTAGGGGTTACCGTAGTTCTCTATCAGTGGTATGCTTATAGAGACTTAGCGATGCGTTCAGGTGCGTGGACACAGATAGATGTGATTGTAGGGGTTTTAACAATTCTCACTGTACTTGAAGCATCACGTAGAGTTATGGGGCTTCCTTTAATGATTGTTTCCATCATTTTTCTTGCGTATGACTATTTTGGGCCATATCTTCCTGATTTGATTGCCCATAAGGGTGCTAGTCTTAATAAAATTGTCGGTCAAATGGTCTTAACAACAGAGGGTATTTTTGGTGTGCCGCTAGGCGTTAGTGCTAGTTTTGTCTTTTTGTTTGTTCTCTTTGGTGCCTTGCTTGATAAGGCAGGGGCTGGTGAGTATTTTATAAAACTAGCGTACACTCTTTTGGGTCGTTTTGATGGTGGTCCTGCAAAAGCTGCGGTCGCTTCTTCTGGACTAATGGGTGTTATTTCAGGCTCTTCCATTGCCAATACGGTGACCACAGGAACCTTTACCATTCCCCTTATGAAACGTCTAGGCTTTAGCGCACACAAGGCAGCGGCGGTTGAGACAGCTTCTTCGGTTAATGGTCAATTGATGCCCCCTATTATGGGAGCGGCAGCGTTTATTATGGCAGAATTTTTGGGGCTTGATTATACGGACGTGGTGTATGCGGCATTTATTCCTGCGTTTACTTGTTATTTTGCTCTCTTTTATATTGTGCATTTAGAGGCTAAAAAGCAAGGGATTAAGGGAGAAGACCAAAGTGTTTTAGGACGTGCATTTCCCCTCTTTTTAAAAGGTTTACACTATTTTATTCCTATCTTCTTTTTGATGTATACACTGATTATTTTAAGACAATCCGCCCAAAGTGCTGCTTTTAGTGCCATTATGTTTTTAATGGTCATTATGGTGTTTCAAAAACCCTTTAAGGCATGGATGAATAAAGAGAAATTAACTTTATCTGTCTGTTTGGAAGGTTTTTCTGATATTGGTATCGGTATGGTTAATGGTGGCAAGAACATGGTTTCAATTGCCATTGCGACTTCTGTTGCGGGTATTATTGTGGGTTCTGTCACCCTTACGGGTATTGGGCTTATTTTATCTGAGGTGATTGAGCAGTTATCAGGTGGCTATATCTTAGCAATTTTATTTATGACAGCCATTGTTTCTTTGATTTTGGGTATGGGACTTCCAACCACGGCAAATTACATCGTTATGGCGTCACTCACTGCACCTATTATTGTTGAATTAGCGGGGAACAGCGGTATTATTGTTCCTTTGATTGCAGCGCATATGTTTGTTTTTTACTTTGGTATTTTAGCTGACGATACACCGCCTGTGGGTATGGCAGCGTACGCTGCTGCTGCGATTGCCAAGAGTGATCCTATTGTCACAGGTATTCAATCGTTTATTTATGATATTCGAACAGCGGTCTTGCCATTTATGTTCTTTTTCAATAATGAGCTTTTATTAATTTCTAGTGTCAATCCTGAAGATCCCAATGACCCTTCATCGTGGGTATGGATCAGCAATCCTATAGAAATTTTAGTGATTTTTACAGGAGCCGTTTTGGGTATGTTTGCCTTTACCTCTGTAACGCAAAGCTATGTCTTAATGAAGATTCACACGGTTGAGAGAATTTTACTGATTTTAGTTGTTCCCTGCATGATGCTTCCTAAAATCGTTGCAACCCATTTAGCGCTTCCATCGCATTATCTTGCCTATGCAATTGGATTAGCACTTTATGGTGTGGTTTATATGGGTCAACGCATTAAGTATAAAAAGAAACTCGCTCTTGCAGCTTAA
- a CDS encoding DEAD/DEAH box helicase — protein sequence MNESKYIEKIINEKQLSFDECFELSKVCMRYLASETEQYIGRKIIIYVLEYWGKIHISTYEVWADILETAGFYPYLEKFKDKIFLTQTAGQIRKEFHLSNHLNYYFHEEQKIVNDMLNSEKNLIVSAPTSFGKSLLIEEIVASKKYKNIVIIQPTLALLDETRKKLRKYSNQYKIVIKTSQKPDLDKGNIFLLTAERVIEYNYFTDIDFFIIDEFYKLSQKRDDERFDKLNIAFYELYNKYNAKFYMLGPNIDGISEGFEEHYNEKFYPTNFSLVEQQTNDDYIGIVKQEKEIALFNLLFSLKSEQNLIYCSSPKMVRELSNRFLQFLIEQKFQKNIDLPIIQWLELYMHNQWSLIECLKYKIGIHDGALQKHITSSIIEYFNESKINFLFCTSTIIEGVNTNTKNIIVFSNKKGPHKIDYFDYKNIKGRAGRMMEHLIGKIYNFYLPPLEETFIVDMPFFEQNEPKKIPEILINLDSNDILNHESETYLKIQSINEKEREIIRKNRVSVFGQKRILEQLKKDIHTKYELIFWTKPTYPKLEYVFSLCWDTLKKPKESMSIKTYGHLSYKILNYLNHKNMKDFIEDTIEDYKKNRTEQKQTWQKEYKLLTDAQIHEKAILDCLQIYKHWITYKAPKWLQVVNELQKYVCEINGVKPGNYLGLATILENDFLNENLTILLEYGIPSSAINKIKQKISKDIDENNILNEISTKKLYNEPSLLAYERNLILNNVN from the coding sequence TTGAATGAGTCAAAATATATTGAAAAAATCATAAATGAAAAACAACTTAGTTTTGATGAATGCTTTGAGTTGTCAAAAGTATGTATGAGATATTTAGCTTCTGAAACAGAACAGTATATTGGAAGAAAAATTATAATTTATGTTCTAGAATATTGGGGGAAAATACATATTTCAACATACGAGGTATGGGCTGATATATTAGAAACAGCGGGGTTTTATCCTTACTTGGAAAAATTTAAGGATAAAATATTTTTAACTCAAACTGCGGGTCAAATAAGAAAAGAATTTCATTTATCAAATCATTTGAATTATTATTTTCATGAAGAGCAAAAAATTGTTAATGATATGCTAAACAGTGAAAAAAATTTAATAGTTAGTGCGCCTACCAGTTTTGGGAAAAGCTTATTAATTGAAGAAATAGTGGCAAGTAAGAAATATAAAAATATTGTAATTATTCAACCTACATTGGCATTGCTTGATGAGACAAGAAAAAAATTAAGAAAGTATTCAAATCAATATAAGATAGTTATTAAAACATCTCAAAAACCTGATCTTGATAAAGGAAATATATTTTTATTAACTGCAGAAAGAGTAATTGAATATAATTATTTTACGGATATAGATTTTTTCATAATAGATGAGTTCTATAAATTGAGTCAAAAAAGAGATGATGAAAGATTTGATAAATTAAATATTGCATTTTATGAGCTATATAATAAATACAATGCTAAATTTTATATGTTAGGGCCAAATATAGATGGCATATCAGAAGGTTTTGAAGAGCATTATAATGAAAAATTCTATCCAACGAATTTTTCATTAGTTGAACAGCAAACGAACGATGATTATATTGGTATTGTAAAACAAGAAAAAGAAATAGCTTTATTTAATTTATTATTTTCTTTAAAATCGGAGCAAAATTTAATATATTGTTCTTCTCCTAAAATGGTCAGAGAATTATCAAATAGATTTTTACAATTTTTGATTGAACAAAAGTTCCAAAAAAATATTGATTTGCCAATAATTCAATGGCTTGAACTATATATGCATAATCAATGGTCATTAATTGAGTGCTTAAAGTATAAAATTGGAATTCATGATGGTGCTTTACAAAAGCATATTACAAGTTCAATAATTGAATATTTCAATGAAAGTAAAATTAATTTCTTATTTTGTACTTCTACAATAATTGAAGGGGTAAATACAAATACCAAAAATATTATCGTTTTTAGTAATAAAAAAGGCCCACATAAAATAGATTATTTCGATTATAAGAATATCAAAGGTCGTGCGGGAAGGATGATGGAACATTTGATAGGAAAAATTTATAATTTCTATTTACCTCCTTTGGAAGAAACATTTATTGTTGATATGCCATTTTTTGAACAAAATGAACCTAAAAAAATACCTGAAATATTGATCAATTTAGATAGTAATGACATTTTAAATCATGAATCAGAAACATATCTAAAAATTCAAAGTATAAATGAAAAAGAAAGAGAGATAATTAGAAAAAATAGAGTTTCAGTATTTGGGCAAAAGCGAATACTCGAACAATTAAAAAAAGATATCCATACAAAGTATGAATTGATTTTTTGGACTAAACCAACTTATCCAAAGTTAGAATATGTTTTTTCTTTATGTTGGGATACACTTAAAAAACCTAAAGAGTCAATGTCAATAAAAACATATGGTCACTTATCGTATAAAATACTTAATTATCTTAATCACAAAAATATGAAAGATTTTATTGAAGATACAATAGAAGATTATAAAAAGAATAGAACAGAGCAAAAGCAGACATGGCAAAAAGAATATAAATTATTAACAGATGCACAAATTCATGAAAAAGCAATTTTAGACTGTTTACAAATTTATAAACACTGGATTACATATAAAGCACCGAAATGGTTGCAAGTTGTAAATGAACTACAAAAGTATGTTTGTGAAATAAATGGTGTAAAACCTGGAAATTATTTAGGTTTAGCCACTATATTAGAAAATGATTTTCTTAATGAGAATCTAACAATTCTATTAGAATATGGCATTCCTTCTTCTGCTATTAATAAAATCAAACAAAAAATTTCTAAAGATATAGATGAAAATAATATCCTTAATGAAATAAGCACTAAAAAACTATACAATGAGCCTAGCTTATTGGCGTATGAAAGAAATTTAATTTTGAATAATGTAAATTAA
- a CDS encoding lactate/malate family dehydrogenase — protein MRVGIIGVGGVGVELVNYLLTLGNMSEIVLVNRNKEKAMGEVADFSYVESFTYARNTHLHSGDYVDCAHCDVIVITAGAQLKGNQTRDELLHENATLIREIVHELYTYAPHAIIIMVTNPVDVLTHIAYKEGLYPRERLISSGTLVDTARFMKIVSKKVGIDPKNINGYVLGEHGKGSTLPWSICNICGLDVDTFCELNSLPLLDREAIYHDVLNAGFEIFYKKGNTNHSTAASVFRIIRAIANDEHSVLPLGVYLDGEYGLHDVVLNVPVVVTKKGASKILNYKLLPGELEALHVSAKTMQKMAQEVM, from the coding sequence ATGCGTGTAGGAATTATCGGTGTGGGCGGTGTTGGGGTTGAGTTGGTCAATTATCTTTTAACGCTGGGAAATATGAGTGAGATTGTCTTAGTCAATCGCAACAAAGAAAAAGCGATGGGAGAAGTGGCGGATTTTTCGTATGTGGAGTCGTTTACCTATGCACGAAACACGCATTTGCACAGTGGGGATTATGTGGATTGTGCGCACTGCGATGTGATTGTCATTACCGCAGGGGCGCAACTTAAGGGCAATCAAACACGAGATGAGCTTCTGCATGAAAATGCCACGTTAATACGAGAAATTGTGCATGAGCTTTACACCTACGCACCGCATGCGATTATTATCATGGTGACCAATCCTGTGGATGTTCTCACACACATTGCCTACAAAGAGGGGCTTTACCCAAGGGAGCGTTTGATTAGCTCAGGCACACTCGTTGACACCGCACGTTTTATGAAGATAGTGAGCAAAAAAGTGGGGATTGACCCTAAAAATATCAACGGCTATGTTTTGGGAGAACATGGCAAAGGAAGCACGCTTCCATGGAGCATTTGCAACATTTGTGGATTGGATGTCGATACGTTTTGCGAGCTCAATAGCTTACCTCTGCTTGATCGTGAAGCGATTTATCACGATGTGCTCAATGCAGGTTTTGAGATATTTTACAAAAAAGGCAACACCAACCACAGCACGGCTGCGAGTGTGTTTCGCATTATTCGAGCCATTGCCAATGATGAGCACTCCGTTTTACCTTTAGGTGTTTATTTGGATGGGGAGTATGGACTGCATGATGTGGTTTTGAATGTTCCTGTGGTGGTAACGAAAAAAGGTGCAAGTAAGATTTTAAACTATAAACTGCTCCCAGGAGAGCTTGAAGCCTTACATGTAAGCGCAAAAACCATGCAAAAAATGGCGCAAGAGGTGATGTGA
- a CDS encoding virulence RhuM family protein, producing MSEHNIIIYNTADGRASVSLLAKDGTAWLSQVQLAELFATSKQNISLHIQNIFEEGELAQNSVVKEYLTTASDGKNYSVSHYALEMILAIGFRVRSKRGTQFRQWANKNLSEYMVKGFVMDDERLKNPDGKPDYFDELLARIRDIRASEKRFYQKVRELFALSSDYDASDKATQLFYAEAQNKLLFAITGQTAAEIIASRADATRSNMALTSFQSSKVRKVDIYIAKNYLSVDELDSLNRFVIVFLETAELRAKNRQDITMEFWRENIDRIIAFNDKEVLKGHGSISNEQMKKMVESVYETFDEKRKKYEAIEADNQDLEELQQLEAKVKKR from the coding sequence ATGAGCGAACATAACATCATCATCTATAACACCGCAGACGGTAGAGCTTCCGTTTCGCTTCTTGCCAAAGACGGCACGGCGTGGCTTAGCCAAGTGCAGTTGGCGGAGCTTTTTGCGACCTCAAAACAAAATATAAGTTTACATATTCAAAATATTTTCGAAGAGGGAGAGCTGGCGCAAAATTCAGTTGTCAAGGAATACTTGACAACTGCCAGTGATGGAAAAAATTATTCTGTTTCTCACTACGCTTTGGAGATGATTTTAGCCATTGGTTTTAGAGTGCGAAGCAAACGAGGAACACAGTTTCGTCAATGGGCAAACAAAAACCTGAGCGAGTACATGGTCAAAGGTTTTGTGATGGATGATGAGAGGCTTAAAAATCCTGATGGTAAACCTGATTATTTTGATGAATTACTTGCACGCATCAGAGATATACGAGCATCTGAAAAACGATTTTATCAAAAAGTGCGAGAGCTTTTTGCACTGAGTAGCGACTATGATGCCAGCGATAAAGCCACACAGTTATTTTATGCTGAGGCTCAAAATAAACTACTCTTTGCTATTACAGGACAAACAGCCGCTGAGATTATCGCAAGCCGTGCGGATGCTACACGTTCAAATATGGCACTTACAAGTTTTCAAAGTTCTAAAGTTCGCAAAGTTGATATATACATCGCCAAAAATTACCTAAGCGTCGATGAGCTAGATAGTCTCAATCGTTTCGTTATCGTGTTTTTAGAAACAGCAGAACTAAGAGCTAAAAACCGTCAAGATATAACGATGGAGTTTTGGAGAGAAAATATCGACCGCATTATAGCGTTCAATGACAAAGAGGTGCTCAAAGGGCATGGAAGCATTAGTAATGAACAGATGAAAAAAATGGTTGAATCTGTTTATGAAACGTTTGATGAAAAACGAAAAAAATACGAAGCTATCGAAGCAGACAATCAAGACCTTGAAGAGTTACAACAGCTTGAAGCGAAAGTAAAGAAACGATGA
- a CDS encoding dihydroorotase: MKTLIKNGIIVNSDGQIKANVLIEDEMIVDIIAHEVEADKVIDACGNYIMPGLIDMHVHFRDPGQEYKDDVISGSETAVASGVTTCLPMANTFPINDNSSITRAMIQKAKQRGLIDLLPIGAISQGLHGDRIVEMGDMIEAGAVAFSDDGLPVSDSSVMRDALEYSRGFNSFVISHSEDCSLCRKGVMHEGAVSTILGLKGMASEKEEIMISRDMLLAKLTQGHIHIAHVSSAWSLKLIELAKQQGINITCEVTPHHFSFSDKNLLSYNTHFKMSPPLRGENDIQAIREALKSGLVDVIATDHAPHHTDDKFVEFDNAPFGILGLQTLVPLTLKLVNEGVISLERMVELTSANPAKILNLKTKGKIAKGMLADIAIIDPNKEYVYDESINKSKSKNSPLFGQTLTGAAVMTLKNGRVVYDFPHCL, from the coding sequence ATGAAAACTTTGATAAAAAACGGCATTATTGTCAACAGCGATGGTCAAATAAAAGCAAACGTGCTCATTGAAGATGAGATGATTGTAGATATTATTGCGCATGAAGTAGAAGCGGACAAGGTGATTGATGCGTGTGGAAATTACATTATGCCAGGGCTTATTGATATGCACGTGCATTTTAGAGACCCAGGGCAAGAGTACAAAGACGATGTCATATCAGGGAGTGAAACAGCCGTTGCAAGCGGTGTAACCACCTGCCTTCCTATGGCAAACACTTTTCCTATTAATGACAACAGTTCCATTACCCGTGCGATGATTCAAAAAGCCAAACAACGTGGTTTGATTGATTTGCTCCCCATAGGCGCAATTTCTCAAGGCTTGCATGGCGACCGCATCGTTGAAATGGGCGATATGATTGAAGCAGGAGCGGTAGCGTTTTCAGACGATGGACTGCCCGTATCAGATAGCAGTGTGATGCGAGATGCGCTAGAGTATTCTCGTGGATTTAACTCTTTTGTCATTAGCCACTCGGAGGATTGCTCACTGTGTCGTAAAGGTGTGATGCATGAGGGTGCGGTTTCGACGATTTTGGGGCTTAAAGGCATGGCATCGGAGAAAGAGGAGATTATGATTTCTCGGGATATGCTCTTAGCCAAACTGACCCAAGGGCACATCCATATCGCACATGTGAGTTCTGCGTGGTCGTTGAAGCTTATTGAACTGGCAAAACAACAGGGTATTAACATTACCTGCGAAGTAACACCGCACCACTTTAGCTTTTCCGATAAAAACCTTCTCTCCTACAACACGCATTTTAAAATGTCCCCACCGCTTCGTGGCGAAAATGACATTCAAGCGATTCGAGAAGCGCTTAAGAGCGGTTTAGTCGATGTGATTGCAACCGACCATGCGCCACACCATACCGATGACAAATTTGTCGAGTTTGACAACGCTCCTTTTGGCATTTTAGGACTTCAAACGCTTGTACCATTGACACTTAAATTGGTGAATGAAGGGGTGATTTCTCTTGAGCGTATGGTTGAACTCACTTCAGCCAATCCTGCAAAAATTTTGAACCTAAAAACCAAGGGGAAAATTGCTAAAGGGATGCTAGCGGATATTGCGATTATTGACCCCAATAAAGAGTATGTTTACGATGAAAGCATCAACAAATCCAAATCAAAAAATTCCCCACTCTTTGGGCAAACGCTCACAGGCGCTGCGGTAATGACACTTAAAAATGGTCGTGTAGTGTACGACTTTCCACACTGCTTATAA